The region AGGACAACTCGGGCATCAACCACGCCCCGAGCAGCACCGACAGCGCCAGACTCAGCGGCATCGCGAGGAACAGGACCCGCAGGGCCACCCGGGGCTCCCGGCCGAACAGCCCGCCGCGGACGTCGGTGGCGTCGACGAAGAGCAACACCGCCAGGATGATCTCGGCTCCGTGTTGAGCGACGTCGGCGTTGAGCGAGACGGCGAGCGCGTCGGAGGTGGTGAAGCCGACGGCCACGCCGGCCAGCACCAGGATGATCGGCGCGGTCAACCGCGCCCGCTCCAGGCGGTCGGCCCACAGCGCCCACGCGGCGAAGACGACCGTGAACGCGATCAGCGAGAGCAGCACGCGACGGCTACCCGCCTGCGACGCAGAACGCGTTGCCCTCCGGGTCGGCGAGCACGACCCAGTCGAAGTCGGGTCCGAAGCTGTGCCGGCCCGTCTCCCGGGCGCCGAGGCCGACGAGGCGGGCCACCTCGGCCTCCTTGTCCGGCGTGTGCAGGTCGAGGTGGACCTTGTTCTTGCCGGGGGTCGGGTCGGGCACCCGCTGGAAGCCCAGCGCGGGGGCGCCCTGACGGGTCACCATCACGAATTCGCCTGGCGCGACGGCGTTCACGTCGCCGCCCACCGCGTTGGCCCACCAGTCGGCGAGCATGTCGGGGTCGGTGCAGTCGACAGTGATCATCGCAACGTCAAGTGCCATGGCCCGACCCTAGGTCAGGCCGGCGACAGAAACGCCTGAAGCGCGGCGGAATAGTCGGCGACGTCGCCGGCGCCCATCACCTCGCGCGCGGAGTGCATGGCCAGCTGCGCGGCTCCGACGTCCACGGTCGGGATACCGGTCCGCGCGGCGGTCATCGGCCCGATGGTCGATCCACAGGGCAGATCTGCGCGATGCTCGTAGCGCTGCAGCGGCACTCCCGCCTGCGCGCAGGCCATTGCGAACGCCGCGGCCGTCCGCCCGTCGGTGGCGTACCGGAGATTGGGCTGCACCTTCAGCACCGGTCCGGCGTTGACCTCGATGAGGTGCCCGGGCTCGTGGCGCTCCGGGTAGTTGGGGTGTGTGGCATGCGCCATGTCGCCCGAGGCCACCATCGACGCCGACAGTCGGCGCAGGAAGTCCTCGCGGCCGCCACCGGCGGCCAGGGTGATGCGCTCGGTCACGGTCAGCAGCAGGTCGGACTGGGCGCCGTGGTCGGACTGCGAGCCCACCTCCTCGTGGTCGAACAACACCAGCACCGGCACCACCTCCGACGCCGGCGCAGTGAGGAACGCCTCCAGTCCGGCGTAGCAGGTGGCCTGGTTGTCCAGTCTCGGCGCGCTGACCAACTCGCCGGCGGTGCCGGCCAGGCGGGAGGGGTTGATGTCGTGGGTCATCAGGTCGAAGCCGAGCACCTCGTCCGCGTCCACCCCTGCCTGCCCGGCCACGTACGCCAGAAAGGAGCGGGTGCCGGTGCCGACTCCCCACACCGCATTGACATGTCGCTGCGGGTTCAGTTCGACGGCCTTGCGGTCCTCGGCGAGGTGGATCGCCAACTGCGGCACCCGCAGCACGGGCTCGTCGAGGCGTACCAGCACATGGTCGGCCGCGTTGCCGGCGCGCACCGAGAGCCTGCCGCTGACGCCGAGGTCACGGTCGAGCCAGGAGTTCAGCCACGCTCCGCCGTACGGCTGCAGGGCGACCACCTGCCACCCGGAGACGAACCGGTCGGGGTGCTGCTTGACGCGCAGGTTCGGGCTGTCGGTGTGGGCGCCGACGATGCGAAACGGTGCGACAGCGCTGTCGTCGCGGGCGCGCCACGCGATGAGCGAACCCGCCCGGACGGCGAAGTGATCACCCGCCGCCGGCCAGGCGTCCCCCTCGGCGAGCTCGGTGAAGCCGGCCGCCCGCAGCCGGTCGGCAGCGGTTCGGCAGGCGTGGAAGGGCGACGGCGAGGCGTCGACGAACTCACAGAGACCCTGCGGACTGGCAGCCATGGTTCTTCATCTTCGTCGATCATCGGCAGCGATCTTGATTTAGGGTCGATCCGTGCCCGCTCCCCTGCCGCAGCCGGTCCTCGCACCGCTGACGCCGGCGGCCATCTTCCTGGTGGCGACCATCGACGCGGGCGGCGAGGCGGCGGTGCACGAGTCGCTGGGCGACATCGCGGGGCTGGTGCGGGCGATCGGCTTCCGCGATCCGAGCAAACGTCTGTCGGTGGTGACGTCGATCGGGTCGGACGCCTGGGACCGGTTGTTCACCGGGCCGCGGCCGCGGGAACTGCACCGGTTCGCCGAGCTGGACGGTGGCCGCCACCGTGCCCCGTCGACGCCCGGAGATCTGCTGTTCCACATCCGCGCCGAGTCGATGGACGTCTGCTTCGAGCTGGCCACGAAACTCGTCGAGGCGATGGACGCGATCACGGTGGTCGACGAGACCCACGGCTTCCGGTTCTTCGACAACCGCGACCTGCTGGGCTTCGTCGACGGCACAGAGAATCCCGACGGCCCGCTGGCCGACAGCGCGACTCGCATCGGTGACGAGGATCCCGACTTCGCCGGCGGCTGTTATGTCCACGTCCAGAAGTACCTGCACGACATGGCGGCGTGGAACGCCCTGTCGACGGAGGAGCAGGAGCGGGTGATCGGGCGCACCAAGCTCGACGACATCGAGCTCGACGACGACGTCAAACCCGCCGATTCCCATGTGGCGCTGAACGTCGTGGAAGACGACGCCGGCAACGAGCTGAAGATCGTGCGGCACAACATGCCGTTCGGAGAGGTCGGCAGGGGCGAATTCGGCACGTACTTCATCGGTTATTCGCGGTCGGCGGCGGTCACCGAGCGCATGCTGACCAACATGTTCCTCGGCGATCCACCGGGCAACACCGATCACATCCTGGATTTCTCGACTGCCGTCACCGGCTCGCTGTTCTTCACGCCCATCATGGATTTCCTCGAAAACCCACCGCCACTTCCTGATTCGGCGACCGGACCCGGCGGTTACGCAGGTTCGCTCGCCATCGGCAGTGTGAAAGGACAGCCGCAATGAACAATCTGTATCGGGAACTCGCGCCGGTCACCGCCGCGGCGTGGGATGAGATCGAGCAGGAGGCGACGCGCACGTTCAAGCGGCACATCGCCGGTCGCCGTGTGGTCGACGTCAGCGAGCCGGGCGGTCCGGTGACGGCCGCGGTGAGCACCGGACATCTGCTCGACGTGGCCGCCCCCGGTGACGGCGTGATCGCCCACCTGCGTGAGGCCCGTCCGCTGGTGCGGTTGCGGGTGCCGTTCACGGTCAGCCGCCACGCCGTCGACGACGTCGAGCGCGGGTCGCAGGATTCCGACTGGGACCCGGTCAAGGAGGCCGCGAGGAAGCTGGCGTTCGCCGAGGACCGGGCGGTCTTCGAGGGCTACGAGGCGGCGTCGATCGACGGCATCCGCAAGTGCAGTTCGAATCCGGCACTGGCCCTGCCCGACGATCCGCGCGAGATCCCCGACATCATCGCGCAGGCGTTGTCGGAGCTGCGGCTGGCCGGTGTCGACGGCCCGTACTCGGTGCTGCTGTCCGCGGAGGTCTACACCAGGGTCGCCGAGACCACGGCACACGGCTATCCCATCCTCGAGCACATCAACCGGCTCGTCGACGGCGACATCATCTGGGCGCCCGCGATCGACGGGGCGTTCGTGTTGTCCACCCGCGGAGGCGATTTCGATCTGCAACTGGGCACCGATATGTCGATCGGGTATCTGTCGCACGACGCCGGCACCGTGCAGCTCTACCTCGAGGAGACGCTGACGTTCCTGTGCTACACCGCCGAGGCCTCGGTCGCCCTGACCCCCTAGCCAGTTTCCCGCGACCGTGCGTGTCCGCACGCGACACGCCGCGCATTTCGGGCATTTCACGCACCCTCGCAGGCGTGTCAGCGCAGCGTTGTCACCGCGATGGCTCCGACTCCGGCATTGTTGAGTACATGTGCATGCACATCAACACGCGCAATCGGCAACGCTGACAGTTCCCTCAGGACACCAAGATCGCGTCCAGCGCCGAGTAGAACAAACCGAGGCCGTCGTCGGATGGGCCGGTGAGCGCCTCGGTCGCGTGCTCCGGGTGCGGCATCAGGCCGACGACCCGCCCATTCGCGGAGCTGATCCCGGCGATGTCGCGCATCGAGCCGTTCGGGTTCTCGGAGTAGCGGAACACCACACGGCCCTCGCCCTCGAGCTCGTCGAGCACCTGCTCGCTCGCCACATAGCGGCCCTCACCCGACTTCAGCGGCACCAGCAGCTCGGCGCCCCATTCGAAGCGTGATGTCCACGCCGTGGTGATCGACGAGACCTGCAGCCAGACGTCGCGGCAGATGAAGTGCAATCCGGCGTTGCGGGTCAGCGCGCCGGGCAGCAGGCCTGCCTCACAGAGCACCTGGAATCCGTTGCAGATTCCGAGCACCGGCATACCGCGGCCGGCAGCAGCGACGACCTCACCCATCACCGGGGCGAACCGCGCGATCGCTCCGCAGCGCAGGTAGTCGCCGTAGGAGAACCCGCCGGGCACGATCACCGCGTCGACACCCTTGAGGTCGGCGTCCGCGTGCCACAGGCTGACGGGCTCACCACCGGCCAGCCGCACCGCACGCGAGGCATCGATGTCGTCGAGTGTGCCGGGGAACGTGATGACGCCCACCCTCGTCATGCGCTGCCCTCCCGCGTGACCGTCCAGTCTTCGATGACGGTGTTGGCCAGAAGCGACTCGGCGATTTCGGCGAGCTTCTCGTCGTCGATCCCGTCCTCGACCTCGAGCTCG is a window of Mycolicibacterium chubuense NBB4 DNA encoding:
- a CDS encoding cation:proton antiporter, whose product is MLLSLIAFTVVFAAWALWADRLERARLTAPIILVLAGVAVGFTTSDALAVSLNADVAQHGAEIILAVLLFVDATDVRGGLFGREPRVALRVLFLAMPLSLALSVLLGAWLMPELSFAVLLVIACVVVPTDFAPAATILRDGRIPDRVRNVLNVEAGYNDGIVSPVFIFGLALAGDQHTETPLRALGSAVPRPSRRSWWGSWSAQRWPARSISPRDAAG
- a CDS encoding VOC family protein — encoded protein: MALDVAMITVDCTDPDMLADWWANAVGGDVNAVAPGEFVMVTRQGAPALGFQRVPDPTPGKNKVHLDLHTPDKEAEVARLVGLGARETGRHSFGPDFDWVVLADPEGNAFCVAGG
- a CDS encoding M18 family aminopeptidase, giving the protein MAASPQGLCEFVDASPSPFHACRTAADRLRAAGFTELAEGDAWPAAGDHFAVRAGSLIAWRARDDSAVAPFRIVGAHTDSPNLRVKQHPDRFVSGWQVVALQPYGGAWLNSWLDRDLGVSGRLSVRAGNAADHVLVRLDEPVLRVPQLAIHLAEDRKAVELNPQRHVNAVWGVGTGTRSFLAYVAGQAGVDADEVLGFDLMTHDINPSRLAGTAGELVSAPRLDNQATCYAGLEAFLTAPASEVVPVLVLFDHEEVGSQSDHGAQSDLLLTVTERITLAAGGGREDFLRRLSASMVASGDMAHATHPNYPERHEPGHLIEVNAGPVLKVQPNLRYATDGRTAAAFAMACAQAGVPLQRYEHRADLPCGSTIGPMTAARTGIPTVDVGAAQLAMHSAREVMGAGDVADYSAALQAFLSPA
- a CDS encoding Dyp-type peroxidase — translated: MPAPLPQPVLAPLTPAAIFLVATIDAGGEAAVHESLGDIAGLVRAIGFRDPSKRLSVVTSIGSDAWDRLFTGPRPRELHRFAELDGGRHRAPSTPGDLLFHIRAESMDVCFELATKLVEAMDAITVVDETHGFRFFDNRDLLGFVDGTENPDGPLADSATRIGDEDPDFAGGCYVHVQKYLHDMAAWNALSTEEQERVIGRTKLDDIELDDDVKPADSHVALNVVEDDAGNELKIVRHNMPFGEVGRGEFGTYFIGYSRSAAVTERMLTNMFLGDPPGNTDHILDFSTAVTGSLFFTPIMDFLENPPPLPDSATGPGGYAGSLAIGSVKGQPQ
- a CDS encoding family 1 encapsulin nanocompartment shell protein, giving the protein MNNLYRELAPVTAAAWDEIEQEATRTFKRHIAGRRVVDVSEPGGPVTAAVSTGHLLDVAAPGDGVIAHLREARPLVRLRVPFTVSRHAVDDVERGSQDSDWDPVKEAARKLAFAEDRAVFEGYEAASIDGIRKCSSNPALALPDDPREIPDIIAQALSELRLAGVDGPYSVLLSAEVYTRVAETTAHGYPILEHINRLVDGDIIWAPAIDGAFVLSTRGGDFDLQLGTDMSIGYLSHDAGTVQLYLEETLTFLCYTAEASVALTP
- the purQ gene encoding phosphoribosylformylglycinamidine synthase subunit PurQ encodes the protein MTRVGVITFPGTLDDIDASRAVRLAGGEPVSLWHADADLKGVDAVIVPGGFSYGDYLRCGAIARFAPVMGEVVAAAGRGMPVLGICNGFQVLCEAGLLPGALTRNAGLHFICRDVWLQVSSITTAWTSRFEWGAELLVPLKSGEGRYVASEQVLDELEGEGRVVFRYSENPNGSMRDIAGISSANGRVVGLMPHPEHATEALTGPSDDGLGLFYSALDAILVS